Proteins from one Rosa chinensis cultivar Old Blush chromosome 7, RchiOBHm-V2, whole genome shotgun sequence genomic window:
- the LOC112175959 gene encoding uncharacterized protein LOC112175959 isoform X6, translated as MQIRALFYSHCKELVSKTMNFLERRWEVPVPRAIEVIYSSSSGEGTDPRFVKLAPVFRCSMLKSGDKKKADSTVSLVLPWSTDPGIMHKADYLFKLLLKSPVPAPLAIELALFGRKHDLIKLGTLKGGICKKYGINKEKIDILRRRLERSLKELFCVKCSLKVCEVFSNVRLCSSTRMEGALSMVESSLEKYGISCTLNLIKRTVTISTTGATKEYPDALEKARHLLQLLTTTNVPAISGTMT; from the exons ATGCAAATAAGGGCACTTTTCTATTCTCATTGCAAAGAATTGGTATCCAAGACTATGAATTTCCTGGAACGAAG GTGGGAGGTTCCTGTTCCTCGTGCAATTGAAGTTATTTATTCTTCTTCATCTGGAGAGGGCACTGATCCTCGCTTTGTAAAATTGGCACCAGTATTTAGATGCTCAATGTTGAAGTCTGGTGACAAAAAAA AGGCTGATTCCACAGTCTCACTGGTTTTACCCTGGTCTACAGACCCAGGTATCATGCACAAGGCTGATTATCTTTTCAAACTTTTGTTGAAGAGTCCTGTTCCGGCACCTCTG GCAATAGAGTTGGCACTCTTTGGCAGGAAACATGATCTCATCAAGCTTGGCACTCTAAAGGGTGGGATATGCAAAAAATATGGGATCAACAAG GAGAAAATTGATATACTGCGGAGACGTCTCGAACGCTCCTTAAAG GAACTTTTTTGTGTGAAATGTTCCTTAAAGGTGTGTGAAGTGTTCTCGAACGTTCGTCTCTGTTCTT CAACAAGGATGGAAGGAGCTTTGTCAATGGTGGAGTCATCTTTAGAGAAATATGGCATTTCTTGCACACTGAATCTG ATTAAGCGTACCGTGACTATCTCAACAACTGGAGCGACCAAAGAGTACCCCGATGCTCTTGAGAAAGCGAGGCATCTTTTGCAACTTTTGACAACAACTAATGTCCCCGCCATCTCGG GTACTATGACTTGA
- the LOC112175959 gene encoding uncharacterized protein LOC112175959 isoform X3, translating to MQIRALFYSHCKELVSKTMNFLERRWEVPVPRAIEVIYSSSSGEGTDPRFVKLAPVFRCSMLKSGDKKKADSTVSLVLPWSTDPGIMHKADYLFKLLLKSPVPAPLAIELALFGRKHDLIKLGTLKGGICKKYGINKEKIDILRRRLERSLKELFCVKCSLKVCEVFSNVRLCSSTRMEGALSMVESSLEKYGISCTLNLIKRTVTISTTGATKEYPDALEKARHLLQLLTTTNVPAISGTNCRSFLLLFYLTSTVAG from the exons ATGCAAATAAGGGCACTTTTCTATTCTCATTGCAAAGAATTGGTATCCAAGACTATGAATTTCCTGGAACGAAG GTGGGAGGTTCCTGTTCCTCGTGCAATTGAAGTTATTTATTCTTCTTCATCTGGAGAGGGCACTGATCCTCGCTTTGTAAAATTGGCACCAGTATTTAGATGCTCAATGTTGAAGTCTGGTGACAAAAAAA AGGCTGATTCCACAGTCTCACTGGTTTTACCCTGGTCTACAGACCCAGGTATCATGCACAAGGCTGATTATCTTTTCAAACTTTTGTTGAAGAGTCCTGTTCCGGCACCTCTG GCAATAGAGTTGGCACTCTTTGGCAGGAAACATGATCTCATCAAGCTTGGCACTCTAAAGGGTGGGATATGCAAAAAATATGGGATCAACAAG GAGAAAATTGATATACTGCGGAGACGTCTCGAACGCTCCTTAAAG GAACTTTTTTGTGTGAAATGTTCCTTAAAGGTGTGTGAAGTGTTCTCGAACGTTCGTCTCTGTTCTT CAACAAGGATGGAAGGAGCTTTGTCAATGGTGGAGTCATCTTTAGAGAAATATGGCATTTCTTGCACACTGAATCTG ATTAAGCGTACCGTGACTATCTCAACAACTGGAGCGACCAAAGAGTACCCCGATGCTCTTGAGAAAGCGAGGCATCTTTTGCAACTTTTGACAACAACTAATGTCCCCGCCATCTCGGGTACAAATTGCAGATCCTTCCTGTTGTTATTTTATCTGACAAGTA CTGTTGCAGGATGA
- the LOC112175959 gene encoding uncharacterized protein LOC112175959 isoform X8 encodes MQIRALFYSHCKELVSKTMNFLERRWEVPVPRAIEVIYSSSSGEGTDPRFVKLAPVFRCSMLKSGDKKKADSTVSLVLPWSTDPGIMHKADYLFKLLLKSPVPAPLAIELALFGRKHDLIKLGTLKGGICKKYGINKEKIDILRRRLERSLKELFCVKCSLKVCEVFSNVRLCSSTRMEGALSMVESSLEKYGISCTLNLIKRTVTISTTGATKEYPDALEKARHLLQLLTTTNVPAISG; translated from the exons ATGCAAATAAGGGCACTTTTCTATTCTCATTGCAAAGAATTGGTATCCAAGACTATGAATTTCCTGGAACGAAG GTGGGAGGTTCCTGTTCCTCGTGCAATTGAAGTTATTTATTCTTCTTCATCTGGAGAGGGCACTGATCCTCGCTTTGTAAAATTGGCACCAGTATTTAGATGCTCAATGTTGAAGTCTGGTGACAAAAAAA AGGCTGATTCCACAGTCTCACTGGTTTTACCCTGGTCTACAGACCCAGGTATCATGCACAAGGCTGATTATCTTTTCAAACTTTTGTTGAAGAGTCCTGTTCCGGCACCTCTG GCAATAGAGTTGGCACTCTTTGGCAGGAAACATGATCTCATCAAGCTTGGCACTCTAAAGGGTGGGATATGCAAAAAATATGGGATCAACAAG GAGAAAATTGATATACTGCGGAGACGTCTCGAACGCTCCTTAAAG GAACTTTTTTGTGTGAAATGTTCCTTAAAGGTGTGTGAAGTGTTCTCGAACGTTCGTCTCTGTTCTT CAACAAGGATGGAAGGAGCTTTGTCAATGGTGGAGTCATCTTTAGAGAAATATGGCATTTCTTGCACACTGAATCTG ATTAAGCGTACCGTGACTATCTCAACAACTGGAGCGACCAAAGAGTACCCCGATGCTCTTGAGAAAGCGAGGCATCTTTTGCAACTTTTGACAACAACTAATGTCCCCGCCATCTCGG GATGA
- the LOC112175959 gene encoding uncharacterized protein LOC112175959 isoform X7 — protein MQIRALFYSHCKELVSKTMNFLERRWEVPVPRAIEVIYSSSSGEGTDPRFVKLAPVFRCSMLKSGDKKKADSTVSLVLPWSTDPGIMHKADYLFKLLLKSPVPAPLAIELALFGRKHDLIKLGTLKGGICKKYGINKEKIDILRRRLERSLKELFCVKCSLKVCEVFSNVRLCSSTRMEGALSMVESSLEKYGISCTLNLIKRTVTISTTGATKEYPDALEKARHLLQLLTTTNVPAISAVAG, from the exons ATGCAAATAAGGGCACTTTTCTATTCTCATTGCAAAGAATTGGTATCCAAGACTATGAATTTCCTGGAACGAAG GTGGGAGGTTCCTGTTCCTCGTGCAATTGAAGTTATTTATTCTTCTTCATCTGGAGAGGGCACTGATCCTCGCTTTGTAAAATTGGCACCAGTATTTAGATGCTCAATGTTGAAGTCTGGTGACAAAAAAA AGGCTGATTCCACAGTCTCACTGGTTTTACCCTGGTCTACAGACCCAGGTATCATGCACAAGGCTGATTATCTTTTCAAACTTTTGTTGAAGAGTCCTGTTCCGGCACCTCTG GCAATAGAGTTGGCACTCTTTGGCAGGAAACATGATCTCATCAAGCTTGGCACTCTAAAGGGTGGGATATGCAAAAAATATGGGATCAACAAG GAGAAAATTGATATACTGCGGAGACGTCTCGAACGCTCCTTAAAG GAACTTTTTTGTGTGAAATGTTCCTTAAAGGTGTGTGAAGTGTTCTCGAACGTTCGTCTCTGTTCTT CAACAAGGATGGAAGGAGCTTTGTCAATGGTGGAGTCATCTTTAGAGAAATATGGCATTTCTTGCACACTGAATCTG ATTAAGCGTACCGTGACTATCTCAACAACTGGAGCGACCAAAGAGTACCCCGATGCTCTTGAGAAAGCGAGGCATCTTTTGCAACTTTTGACAACAACTAATGTCCCCGCCATCTCGG CTGTTGCAGGATGA
- the LOC112175959 gene encoding uncharacterized protein LOC112175959 isoform X4 produces the protein MQIRALFYSHCKELVSKTMNFLERRWEVPVPRAIEVIYSSSSGEGTDPRFVKLAPVFRCSMLKSGDKKKADSTVSLVLPWSTDPGIMHKADYLFKLLLKSPVPAPLAIELALFGRKHDLIKLGTLKGGICKKYGINKEKIDILRRRLERSLKELFCVKCSLKVCEVFSNVRLCSSTRMEGALSMVESSLEKYGISCTLNLIKRTVTISTTGATKEYPDALEKARHLLQLLTTTNVPAISGTNCRSFLLLFYLTSR, from the exons ATGCAAATAAGGGCACTTTTCTATTCTCATTGCAAAGAATTGGTATCCAAGACTATGAATTTCCTGGAACGAAG GTGGGAGGTTCCTGTTCCTCGTGCAATTGAAGTTATTTATTCTTCTTCATCTGGAGAGGGCACTGATCCTCGCTTTGTAAAATTGGCACCAGTATTTAGATGCTCAATGTTGAAGTCTGGTGACAAAAAAA AGGCTGATTCCACAGTCTCACTGGTTTTACCCTGGTCTACAGACCCAGGTATCATGCACAAGGCTGATTATCTTTTCAAACTTTTGTTGAAGAGTCCTGTTCCGGCACCTCTG GCAATAGAGTTGGCACTCTTTGGCAGGAAACATGATCTCATCAAGCTTGGCACTCTAAAGGGTGGGATATGCAAAAAATATGGGATCAACAAG GAGAAAATTGATATACTGCGGAGACGTCTCGAACGCTCCTTAAAG GAACTTTTTTGTGTGAAATGTTCCTTAAAGGTGTGTGAAGTGTTCTCGAACGTTCGTCTCTGTTCTT CAACAAGGATGGAAGGAGCTTTGTCAATGGTGGAGTCATCTTTAGAGAAATATGGCATTTCTTGCACACTGAATCTG ATTAAGCGTACCGTGACTATCTCAACAACTGGAGCGACCAAAGAGTACCCCGATGCTCTTGAGAAAGCGAGGCATCTTTTGCAACTTTTGACAACAACTAATGTCCCCGCCATCTCGGGTACAAATTGCAGATCCTTCCTGTTGTTATTTTATCTGACAAGTA GATGA
- the LOC112175959 gene encoding uncharacterized protein LOC112175959 isoform X9, with product MLKSGDKKKADSTVSLVLPWSTDPGIMHKADYLFKLLLKSPVPAPLAIELALFGRKHDLIKLGTLKGGICKKYGINKEKIDILRRRLERSLKELFCVKCSLKVCEVFSNVRLCSSTRMEGALSMVESSLEKYGISCTLNLIKRTVTISTTGATKEYPDALEKARHLLQLLTTTNVPAISGTNCRSFLLLFYLTSSTCAILLMNVILTLMRPTVNM from the exons ATGTTGAAGTCTGGTGACAAAAAAA AGGCTGATTCCACAGTCTCACTGGTTTTACCCTGGTCTACAGACCCAGGTATCATGCACAAGGCTGATTATCTTTTCAAACTTTTGTTGAAGAGTCCTGTTCCGGCACCTCTG GCAATAGAGTTGGCACTCTTTGGCAGGAAACATGATCTCATCAAGCTTGGCACTCTAAAGGGTGGGATATGCAAAAAATATGGGATCAACAAG GAGAAAATTGATATACTGCGGAGACGTCTCGAACGCTCCTTAAAG GAACTTTTTTGTGTGAAATGTTCCTTAAAGGTGTGTGAAGTGTTCTCGAACGTTCGTCTCTGTTCTT CAACAAGGATGGAAGGAGCTTTGTCAATGGTGGAGTCATCTTTAGAGAAATATGGCATTTCTTGCACACTGAATCTG ATTAAGCGTACCGTGACTATCTCAACAACTGGAGCGACCAAAGAGTACCCCGATGCTCTTGAGAAAGCGAGGCATCTTTTGCAACTTTTGACAACAACTAATGTCCCCGCCATCTCGGGTACAAATTGCAGATCCTTCCTGTTGTTATTTTATCTGACAAGTAGTACGTGTGCTATCCTTCTGATGAATGTAATTCTTACCCTTATGAGGCCAACTGTTAACATGTAA
- the LOC112175959 gene encoding uncharacterized protein LOC112175959 isoform X1, whose translation MQIRALFYSHCKELVSKTMNFLERRWEVPVPRAIEVIYSSSSGEGTDPRFVKLAPVFRCSMLKSGDKKKADSTVSLVLPWSTDPGIMHKADYLFKLLLKSPVPAPLAIELALFGRKHDLIKLGTLKGGICKKYGINKEKIDILRRRLERSLKELFCVKCSLKVCEVFSNVRLCSSTRMEGALSMVESSLEKYGISCTLNLIKRTVTISTTGATKEYPDALEKARHLLQLLTTTNVPAISGTNCRSFLLLFYLTSSTCAILLMNVILTLMRPTVNM comes from the exons ATGCAAATAAGGGCACTTTTCTATTCTCATTGCAAAGAATTGGTATCCAAGACTATGAATTTCCTGGAACGAAG GTGGGAGGTTCCTGTTCCTCGTGCAATTGAAGTTATTTATTCTTCTTCATCTGGAGAGGGCACTGATCCTCGCTTTGTAAAATTGGCACCAGTATTTAGATGCTCAATGTTGAAGTCTGGTGACAAAAAAA AGGCTGATTCCACAGTCTCACTGGTTTTACCCTGGTCTACAGACCCAGGTATCATGCACAAGGCTGATTATCTTTTCAAACTTTTGTTGAAGAGTCCTGTTCCGGCACCTCTG GCAATAGAGTTGGCACTCTTTGGCAGGAAACATGATCTCATCAAGCTTGGCACTCTAAAGGGTGGGATATGCAAAAAATATGGGATCAACAAG GAGAAAATTGATATACTGCGGAGACGTCTCGAACGCTCCTTAAAG GAACTTTTTTGTGTGAAATGTTCCTTAAAGGTGTGTGAAGTGTTCTCGAACGTTCGTCTCTGTTCTT CAACAAGGATGGAAGGAGCTTTGTCAATGGTGGAGTCATCTTTAGAGAAATATGGCATTTCTTGCACACTGAATCTG ATTAAGCGTACCGTGACTATCTCAACAACTGGAGCGACCAAAGAGTACCCCGATGCTCTTGAGAAAGCGAGGCATCTTTTGCAACTTTTGACAACAACTAATGTCCCCGCCATCTCGGGTACAAATTGCAGATCCTTCCTGTTGTTATTTTATCTGACAAGTAGTACGTGTGCTATCCTTCTGATGAATGTAATTCTTACCCTTATGAGGCCAACTGTTAACATGTAA
- the LOC112175959 gene encoding uncharacterized protein LOC112175959 isoform X5, whose product MQIRALFYSHCKELVSKTMNFLERRWEVPVPRAIEVIYSSSSGEGTDPRFVKLAPVFRCSMLKSGDKKRLIPQSHWFYPGLQTQAIELALFGRKHDLIKLGTLKGGICKKYGINKEKIDILRRRLERSLKELFCVKCSLKVCEVFSNVRLCSSTRMEGALSMVESSLEKYGISCTLNLIKRTVTISTTGATKEYPDALEKARHLLQLLTTTNVPAISGTNCRSFLLLFYLTSSTCAILLMNVILTLMRPTVNM is encoded by the exons ATGCAAATAAGGGCACTTTTCTATTCTCATTGCAAAGAATTGGTATCCAAGACTATGAATTTCCTGGAACGAAG GTGGGAGGTTCCTGTTCCTCGTGCAATTGAAGTTATTTATTCTTCTTCATCTGGAGAGGGCACTGATCCTCGCTTTGTAAAATTGGCACCAGTATTTAGATGCTCAATGTTGAAGTCTGGTGACAAAAAAAG GCTGATTCCACAGTCTCACTGGTTTTACCCTGGTCTACAGACCCAG GCAATAGAGTTGGCACTCTTTGGCAGGAAACATGATCTCATCAAGCTTGGCACTCTAAAGGGTGGGATATGCAAAAAATATGGGATCAACAAG GAGAAAATTGATATACTGCGGAGACGTCTCGAACGCTCCTTAAAG GAACTTTTTTGTGTGAAATGTTCCTTAAAGGTGTGTGAAGTGTTCTCGAACGTTCGTCTCTGTTCTT CAACAAGGATGGAAGGAGCTTTGTCAATGGTGGAGTCATCTTTAGAGAAATATGGCATTTCTTGCACACTGAATCTG ATTAAGCGTACCGTGACTATCTCAACAACTGGAGCGACCAAAGAGTACCCCGATGCTCTTGAGAAAGCGAGGCATCTTTTGCAACTTTTGACAACAACTAATGTCCCCGCCATCTCGGGTACAAATTGCAGATCCTTCCTGTTGTTATTTTATCTGACAAGTAGTACGTGTGCTATCCTTCTGATGAATGTAATTCTTACCCTTATGAGGCCAACTGTTAACATGTAA
- the LOC112175959 gene encoding uncharacterized protein LOC112175959 isoform X2 yields MKLGIAPSLQIHHRSRRWEVPVPRAIEVIYSSSSGEGTDPRFVKLAPVFRCSMLKSGDKKKADSTVSLVLPWSTDPGIMHKADYLFKLLLKSPVPAPLAIELALFGRKHDLIKLGTLKGGICKKYGINKEKIDILRRRLERSLKELFCVKCSLKVCEVFSNVRLCSSTRMEGALSMVESSLEKYGISCTLNLIKRTVTISTTGATKEYPDALEKARHLLQLLTTTNVPAISGTNCRSFLLLFYLTSSTCAILLMNVILTLMRPTVNM; encoded by the exons GTGGGAGGTTCCTGTTCCTCGTGCAATTGAAGTTATTTATTCTTCTTCATCTGGAGAGGGCACTGATCCTCGCTTTGTAAAATTGGCACCAGTATTTAGATGCTCAATGTTGAAGTCTGGTGACAAAAAAA AGGCTGATTCCACAGTCTCACTGGTTTTACCCTGGTCTACAGACCCAGGTATCATGCACAAGGCTGATTATCTTTTCAAACTTTTGTTGAAGAGTCCTGTTCCGGCACCTCTG GCAATAGAGTTGGCACTCTTTGGCAGGAAACATGATCTCATCAAGCTTGGCACTCTAAAGGGTGGGATATGCAAAAAATATGGGATCAACAAG GAGAAAATTGATATACTGCGGAGACGTCTCGAACGCTCCTTAAAG GAACTTTTTTGTGTGAAATGTTCCTTAAAGGTGTGTGAAGTGTTCTCGAACGTTCGTCTCTGTTCTT CAACAAGGATGGAAGGAGCTTTGTCAATGGTGGAGTCATCTTTAGAGAAATATGGCATTTCTTGCACACTGAATCTG ATTAAGCGTACCGTGACTATCTCAACAACTGGAGCGACCAAAGAGTACCCCGATGCTCTTGAGAAAGCGAGGCATCTTTTGCAACTTTTGACAACAACTAATGTCCCCGCCATCTCGGGTACAAATTGCAGATCCTTCCTGTTGTTATTTTATCTGACAAGTAGTACGTGTGCTATCCTTCTGATGAATGTAATTCTTACCCTTATGAGGCCAACTGTTAACATGTAA